The Mycolicibacterium cosmeticum DNA window TGTTCCGGTCCTCCACCACGAGGGTCCGGACGCTCTGGGCGCCAAGGGTATTGGCCAGGGTCAGGCCGACGGGCCCGGCCCCGACGACGAGGACGTCGATATCGGTCATGCGCGACCCAACAGGAAGTCCAGGTGCAGGCGGTTGAACGTCTTCGGATCCTCGTACTGCGGCCAGTGCCCGCAACCGGCCATCACCTCGAACCTGGCGCCGGGAATCATCTCCGAGATGCGCCTGCCCTCACTGACATCGGCCGTCGGATCGTCACTGGTCCACAGCACCAGGGTGGGGGCCGTGATCGCGCCGTACTCGGCGGGACCGAGCAGGTTCCGTGCGCGGATCTCGGGATCCTGCAGCGCCATGATGTCGCTCATCGCGGCGACGAAACCGGGTTGCTGGTACACCTTCTGGCGGCTGGCGACGATATCGTCGTAACCCTTGGACTTGTCGGCCATCAGCCATGTGATGCGGGCCTGCACCGTCGCCCAGTCCGGGTTCTCGGCGGCGGCCATCGACAGCGTCCTGATGCGTTTCATCACCTCCGGGTCGGCCTGGGATCCGCCCGCGGTGTTGAGGACCAGCCGTTCGATGCGATCCGGGTGGTCCGACGCGGCACGGGCGGCGACCCAACCGCCGAGCGACTCACCCGAGAGATACACCCGCTGTGCGCCGATCGCGTCGAAGACGGCGAGCAGATGATCGACATAGTGGGCGACTTCGAGCGGGTGGCCCGGCTTGTCGGTGTAGCCGTGGCCGAGCATGTCGATGGACCAGGTGGAGAAGTGCTCGGCGTGCGATTCCAGGTTGCGCACGTACGCCTCGGCGTGGCCACCGGACCCGTGCAGCAGAACCAGCACCGGCCGGCCCTCCTGCCCCGCGTGCAGGTAGCGGGTGCGCACCCCGCCGGCGTCGAGGTAGCCCTGCTCGAACGCCACGCCCTGAAGGTCACTCCAGACGCTTTCGTGCACCGGAGTCGCTGCCATGCCGCCCCTTCCTGCGGAAACATCATTCTCGTCTTCGACTAATCAAGTGTGCTAATATCGGACATCAATGTGCACTATGTATAGAGCATCACTCTCGTGATGATGTCTGTCAAGGGACCGAACGGCGGTGGACCGGAACGCGCCGCCGCCGGATCACAGACCCTGGCCAGAGGCCTTTCCGCGCTGCAAGCCGTCGCCAGCGCCCCGTCGGGCATCACGGCGGCCGAGGTCGCCGATTTCGTGGGCGTGCATCGGACCATCGCCTACCGGTTGCTGAGCACGCTCGCGCAATCGCGTTTCATCACCAAGGGCGAGGACGGCAAGTATCGGCCGGCCGCCACGCTGGCGGTGCTCGGTGCATCCTTCGACAACAATGTGCGCCAGCTCAGCGTGCCGACGCTGCGCCTGCTCGCCGACGATCTCGGCACGACGGTGTCGCTCCTGGTGGCCGAGGGTGACCAGCAGGTCGCCATCGCCGTCATCGTTCCGACGCTGGTCTTCTACCAACTGTCCTTCCACGAGGGCAGCCGTTACCCGCTGGAGCGCGGCTCGGCCGGCATCGCGCTGCTGTCGAGCATGCCGCCGCGGCCGGGTGAACGCGACCTGGTGCGGCAGGCCCGCGATCAGGGCTGGGTGATCACCCACGGCGAGATCGAGCCGGACACCTACGGGTTGGCGGTGCCCGTGCGCCGGCGGCCGCCGTCGCCCCCGACCTGCATCAACCTCATCTCCCACCGGGAGGACGTCGTGCTGCGCGGCCGGGATGCCGTGATGCGCGCGGCCAGCCAACTTTCCGAGATTCTCGGCTGAAAGGAATTGCAACCGTGTCGGTTTGGGACCAGGAAGTCGACGTCGTCGTTCTCGGATCCGGCGGCGCCGGGCTGGCGGCCGCGCTCACCGCCGCGGTGCACGGCGCGTCGGTCGCGGTCTACGAGAAGGCGCCCACGGTGGGCGGCACCACCGCGGTGTCGGGCGGTATCGTCTGGATCCCCGCCCACGACCGGCTCGCCGGCGCCGATCTGAGCGTGGCGGATGGACTGAGGTACCTTGCGGCCCAGTCGCTGGGCGTCATGGACCGCGGCCTGGTCGAGACGTTCGTGCGCACCGGGCCCGTCATGCTGGACTTCCTGGAGGCACACAGCGAGCTGCGCTTCGACATCGCCGAGGGTTTCCCGGATTACAAACCGGAACTGCCGGGCGGGCGCCCGGGCGGCGGACGATCGCTGAATGCCAAGCCCTTCGATCTGTCCCGGATCGGGGAATGGCACGACCGGATCACCGCCTTCCCGGTGGACTTCAGCAACGTCGGCATCGACGCCGAAACGCGCGCCCGCATCCACGCCGCCGTCGACGACATGGACGGCGATTACTGTGTGGCCGGCACCGCGCTGATCGCCGGGCTGCTCAAGGGACTGCTGGACCGCGGCGTGACGCCGGTGACGCAAGCCCGCGCGCAGGAGTTGATCGAAGAGTCCGGCCGGATCACCGGCGTGCGAATCACCGTCGACGGCACCGATATCCGGGTCGGTGCCCGTCGCGGTGTCATCCTGGCCACCGGCGGCTTCGAATGGGACCCGCAACTGGTGGAGGCCTACCTGCGCGGGCCGATGCGCGGCGCGGTGTCCCCGCCGAACAACACCGGTGACGGCTTGCGGATGGCCATGGCACACGGTGCCGACCTGGCCAACATGGGTGAGGCGTGGTGGGTGCCGATCGTGCAGATTCCCGGCGATACGCTCGGCGGCGTGCCGCGCAGCCGAAGCGTCCGGCTGGAGCGCACCCGGCCGCGCAGCATCATCGTCAACCGGGCCGGCAAGCGGTTCCTCAACGAAGCGGGCGAATACAACTCGATGGCCGGGCCGTTCCACCATCTGGACCCGCGCGCCGGTTACCTCAACGATCCGGCCTGGATCGTCTTCGACGACCAGCACCTCAAGCGCTACGGCTTCCTGGGCGTCGAGCCCGGCGGCACGGCGCCCGACTGGTTCCACCGCTCGGCCACGCTGGAAGACCTCGCCGACGCGACCGGCATCGACGCCGGTGGCCTACGCCGGACCGTCGATGCCTGGAACGCCGGCGTCGAACACGAACAGGATCCCGACTTCGGTCGTGGCGCAAGCGCTTACGACGGCTACTGGGGTGACAACGCGGCACCGACACCGGCCTTGCAGACCCTCGGGCCACTGGACACCGCACCGTTCTACGCGGTCCCGGTGGCCATCGGCGCCATGGGCACCAAGGGCGGGCCGCGCACCGATGGTGATGGCCGGGTGCTGCACGTCAACGGCACGGTGATCGAGGGGCTGTTCGCCGCGGGCAACGCGATGGCCGGGGTGACCGGCAAGGCCTACGGCGGCGCCGGCGGCACACTGGGTCCGGCGTTGGTGTTCGGCTATCGCAGCGGCCACACCGCCGCCACCGGCGAATCCGCCCCCACCCCATAGCGATTTGTGGAGCCGCACCCGTAATGATTACGGGTGCGGCTCCACAAATCGCTGGTCAGGGCTGGTCTTTGACGGCGGCCTTCGGCGGGCCCGCGGTGCGCCAATCGTCCAGGCCGTCCTCGGCCAGTCCCACCGGGAACTTGTTGTCGTGCACCTGCGACCAGTGGCTGTGGTTGAGCTGGTGCATGGTGAAGCAGGCGTTCAGCGAGTTGTAGAAACCCTGGTTGTCCTGCGTCTGGTTGACCGATTCCTTGATCAGCAGCGCGGCCATGGTCGGCACCTTGGCGATCCGCCGCGCGAATTCCACTGTCTTGTCCGCCAGTTCGTCGAGCGGGAAGATCTTGGACACCATGCCCAGCGCGTGGCCCTCCTCGACCGAGAGGGTGTCGCCGGTGAGCATCAGCTCCTTGGTCTTGCGGGCGCCGAACTCCCACGGGTGGGCGAAGTACTCGACACCGCACATGCCCAGCCGGGTGCCGACGACGTCGGTGAATCGGGTGTTGTCCGCCGCGACGATCAGGTCACAGGACCACATCAGCATCAGCGCCGCGGCGTAGACGTCGCCGTGCACCGAGGCGATGGTGATCTTGCGTAGATTGCGCCACCGCCGGGTGTTCTCGAAATAGTGATGCCACTCCTGCAACATCAGCTTCTCCGCACCCTCCCGGGTGCCTCCGTCGACGGTGAAGCTCGGGTGCTGGTTCGGGCCGGGCGAGTACTCACCGATCTGGACCTTGGATCCGACGTCGTGGCCGGCCGAGAACATCGGCCCGTGCCCGCCCAGGATCACCACCCGCACGGTGTCGTCGGCCTCGGCCCGCAGGAAGGCGTCGTGCAGTTCGACGAGCATGCCGCGGTTCTGCGCATTGCGGGCCTCGGGGCGGTTGAGCATGATCCGGGCGATCGTGCCTTCGTCGAGGGTTTCGTAGGTGACGAAGCGATAGTCGGGGGTCTCCGAGTCGGTCACAGCCATGAATCGCACTCTATTCCTACGAGAACGCCATTACCGCACACGGGGCGTCTCAGAGCGACAGGA harbors:
- a CDS encoding enoyl-CoA hydratase — its product is MAVTDSETPDYRFVTYETLDEGTIARIMLNRPEARNAQNRGMLVELHDAFLRAEADDTVRVVILGGHGPMFSAGHDVGSKVQIGEYSPGPNQHPSFTVDGGTREGAEKLMLQEWHHYFENTRRWRNLRKITIASVHGDVYAAALMLMWSCDLIVAADNTRFTDVVGTRLGMCGVEYFAHPWEFGARKTKELMLTGDTLSVEEGHALGMVSKIFPLDELADKTVEFARRIAKVPTMAALLIKESVNQTQDNQGFYNSLNACFTMHQLNHSHWSQVHDNKFPVGLAEDGLDDWRTAGPPKAAVKDQP
- a CDS encoding alpha/beta fold hydrolase produces the protein MAATPVHESVWSDLQGVAFEQGYLDAGGVRTRYLHAGQEGRPVLVLLHGSGGHAEAYVRNLESHAEHFSTWSIDMLGHGYTDKPGHPLEVAHYVDHLLAVFDAIGAQRVYLSGESLGGWVAARAASDHPDRIERLVLNTAGGSQADPEVMKRIRTLSMAAAENPDWATVQARITWLMADKSKGYDDIVASRQKVYQQPGFVAAMSDIMALQDPEIRARNLLGPAEYGAITAPTLVLWTSDDPTADVSEGRRISEMIPGARFEVMAGCGHWPQYEDPKTFNRLHLDFLLGRA
- a CDS encoding IclR family transcriptional regulator, with product MMSVKGPNGGGPERAAAGSQTLARGLSALQAVASAPSGITAAEVADFVGVHRTIAYRLLSTLAQSRFITKGEDGKYRPAATLAVLGASFDNNVRQLSVPTLRLLADDLGTTVSLLVAEGDQQVAIAVIVPTLVFYQLSFHEGSRYPLERGSAGIALLSSMPPRPGERDLVRQARDQGWVITHGEIEPDTYGLAVPVRRRPPSPPTCINLISHREDVVLRGRDAVMRAASQLSEILG
- a CDS encoding FAD-dependent oxidoreductase translates to MSVWDQEVDVVVLGSGGAGLAAALTAAVHGASVAVYEKAPTVGGTTAVSGGIVWIPAHDRLAGADLSVADGLRYLAAQSLGVMDRGLVETFVRTGPVMLDFLEAHSELRFDIAEGFPDYKPELPGGRPGGGRSLNAKPFDLSRIGEWHDRITAFPVDFSNVGIDAETRARIHAAVDDMDGDYCVAGTALIAGLLKGLLDRGVTPVTQARAQELIEESGRITGVRITVDGTDIRVGARRGVILATGGFEWDPQLVEAYLRGPMRGAVSPPNNTGDGLRMAMAHGADLANMGEAWWVPIVQIPGDTLGGVPRSRSVRLERTRPRSIIVNRAGKRFLNEAGEYNSMAGPFHHLDPRAGYLNDPAWIVFDDQHLKRYGFLGVEPGGTAPDWFHRSATLEDLADATGIDAGGLRRTVDAWNAGVEHEQDPDFGRGASAYDGYWGDNAAPTPALQTLGPLDTAPFYAVPVAIGAMGTKGGPRTDGDGRVLHVNGTVIEGLFAAGNAMAGVTGKAYGGAGGTLGPALVFGYRSGHTAATGESAPTP